TTGGCAAATTCGTTTAACCGTATTCCTGGAAGCGAGACGAAACGTCCGGGCGAAAAATCGACGAAATAATTCCCATGAGTCGCGGAAAGAACGGCTCGACAGACGGCAATTGCTACCTTCGGCTACCTTTCGATTAAAGCGACTTCCATTCAGCTCTGGTCGACGCTTTGAAACGATCCCGTCGCGGTCGAAACAACCGTGAAACTGGCActtgataataaattatttcgcgCCTATACACGAACACCTGTTCGCGGCATGCTTAATCCGGAAGGCTGTATAAAATATACTGACGGTAAGCATCCTTGCGTTTCGTTCCTCTCCTTTTTCCTCTTCTCTCTGATTAATCGTGCCTCGAATGCGAGGAAATTCGAGGAGCAAGTAGCACGAGAAAATGAACGCGGTAGAAGGGAGAATAAAAAAAGAGAGGAGCGTATCGTGGTGGATCAAAGAATCCCGTTTCATAAGCCACGCTGAAAATTATTTCGACGGTAGCCAGAGCCTTTAATTAACGAGAATTTCGCGTGGAAAAGTTACGAAAGCTGTTGGCGGGGTTGCTCGTTTATCGCGTCGTAACGAGCGTAACAGCGTGTGTAACGCAAGACAGAAAGAGATTTATTCCGCTGTGAAAGAAAAGTTGACGTAACGCGAGCTTGATGGATGCAACTGGGTCGAGGAAGGAAACTGAGGCTGCGAGAAGTGGCCAACGTACGCGGAGAATCTGATAACGCGAATGCGAGCTGGCTTAATAAACGATGGATATTTTATCTAAAATCCCAGCGCCGACGGGACAAGACGAGTAAAGGCTGGAGCAGTTCTTCCCGCGTCTTCCGGCAGCGGCAGCCTCTAAATATTCTTCGTCCATCGTCGATGCGTCTCCGTGATCGGGACTGTAATGGAAGTTTGAACGCGTGCTACACTCTTTAACGTTCTTTTCTCAAATTGAAAGATCGATATCGATCGAATCGAGGCGCCTTACGTTAGGAGAAGATGCAATAATTCACCCAGCAGACCCTCGTCTTTCAAGGGTGTTGCAGCAGCCTCGCAGATGTTCTTTTTCAAGCAACTCTTTCCGTCGATGTTCCTCCTGAaaagtaattagaaaattaagctTAGACCTTTCGGTGTAAACCCGATACCACGACGCGTCACTGTCGTTTCATttcgtaattaaatattaacttcTAAACGCTTTGCTACATCGGTTATTTACCGAAGCTACCGTTATCGCTTGATCGAATCAAAATGTGCATTTCACTTTGAATACGCGTGATTTACAAGGTGTAACGAGTACCAGAATTAACAATATAGAAACGGTAACGTcgataaattattcataaacttCTCGACAGGTTAATTATTCGATAACGCGGATTCCAAGCGTCGGAATTTATTAAACGCTGTTACGGTTACGACTTCCGTGAAACGCCGGCTATTAATCCATCACGGTTGTAAATTTCTGGATTGACGCGTTATTTCTCGAGCAAAAGTTTCAACGTCCCCTGAAGGGACTAATTGTTCGCGATGTTAAGCTAAAAAGAGGCATCGCGGGAACTAAGGATTTCAGAGCAGACATTTACCTGTCAAGTTCTTGTTCCAGAACGTTGTAAACAGGAGCCCTCTCGTTCCAACTTACGTTTCTGCGACGTCGCCGTGACGAGCCCTCGAAGAAGTTCGTGAAGAAGGTCGCGTTGTCTGGCAACATATATTGGAACTGAAAGTTTTGGCCGTAAACCAAAATCCTCCCGGAGAGTTGCACCGGCACTGCTAGGCCCACGACTAGCTTGACAGAAAGGCAATAAATATACAGATGCACGCGATAGATGCGCGTCGAATTCGATTTCGACGATATTTCGTCGTTTCGAAAGCTTACCAACCTACTCGATTCCTGTCGCGATGCTTTCGCGATATATGTTGCAACGTTTGCATCGTTTAACCGACCTTTGTTTACTCTATCGATTTTTCActtatcaaatttttctaaaGTAATAATTACATTCGGTAAAGCAACTAGCACCGTAAGTGGTGCGGATAAATAATTAACCAACTTCTCGAGGGCGTATATCGAGAATGATGGGACGACGGAATTAATTTGATTTATCCTGTCCTGAAACTGTACGggtttaaaataaaagttataaatgGATTACTAAAAAAATAGCGATGAAAAAGTGTTTGGACAGCGATCGAATGA
This genomic window from Megachile rotundata isolate GNS110a chromosome 14, iyMegRotu1, whole genome shotgun sequence contains:
- the LOC100881561 gene encoding uncharacterized protein LOC100881561 isoform X2, with the protein product MFIWTKVDRKLPLLFLFALIQPEESEQARETRQALYPPPLVYPLTGNFKLVVGLAVPVQLSGRILVYGQNFQFQYMLPDNATFFTNFFEGSSRRRRRNVSWNERAPVYNVLEQELDRRNIDGKSCLKKNICEAAATPLKDEGLLGELLHLLLTPDHGDASTMDEEYLEAAAAGRRGKNCSSLYSSCPVGAGILDKISIVY